A region of the Pseudarthrobacter phenanthrenivorans Sphe3 genome:
CCCTCGTCCAGCTCGGCTCGGTCGCGCTTGGCGCCAGCAGCCTCGTGCGGACCCGCATCCTGACCCTGCGCGGCGCCGAGGTCATGGTGAGCGACGGCGTCATCGCGCCGGACGGATCAACCGCCAGCGACCGCGGCACGCAGGTCAGCGTCCTGCTGGACGTGGAGGTGCAGTTCTGGTTCGACCTGGCCGTGATCCGCGTGCCCGAGGACCGGCCGATCCGCACCCGCTACAAGGCCGTCGGCGTCCGGTCGGAGTGGGGCACCGGCACCGAGGTCGAATACGTGCCGATTCCGGTGTTCGACCCCAACCGTGGCTACGAGCTCGACATCCAGCCCGGCTCCCTCATCGCGAAGCCGCCGCTGGACGAGATCCTGCGCGTGTTCGGCGTGCGCGTCAGCCGCGACAACCCGACCTACCTCGAGGTCGAGGCAGGCATCGACGTCCCGCTGGGCCCCGTGACTGTGGACACCATCCGGGTCCGGGCGAGGCTCGACGCCGTCGAGCTGCCGCAGCTGACCAAGCTCGGCGCCACGCTCGATATCCCCGGAACGGTCCACGGCGCGGGCTCGATCGAGCTCACCGGCGCCGGGTTCAAGGCGGCGTTCGACCTGACCATCGTGCCGCTGAGTATCCGCGCCGCAGCGACCCTCGCGATCGAGACCAAGGCCGGCGTCACCGGCCTCCTGATCGGTGTCGAGGTCGAGTTCCCCGCGCCCCTGCCGCTGGGCAACTCCGGCCTGGCCCTGTACGGGCTGCTCGGCGGGGTCGGCGTCAACTACGCCCGGCTCGAGAACCCGGCGGCGCGGGTCCCGGCACTCGACTGGCTCATGGCGCAGCTTGCCCCGCCGCGCAAGAGCGTGATGCACCCGGACGGTTGGACGCACACGGCCGGCTCCTTCGCCGTCGCGGCCGGATTGCTGCTCGGGACCACCGAGGGCGGGTTCATCCTGCACCTCAAGGGCATCATCCTCATCGAGGTGCCCGGGCCGCGGTTGCTGCTCGTGATGAAGGCGGACGTCCTGAGCCTCCCGCCCGCCCTGGGCTCCGCCCAGGAGGCGACCTTCCTCGCGGTGCTGGACATAGACTTCGGTGCCGGCACGATCACCGTCGGCGTCGTCGCGGACTACTCCATCGAGCGGATCCTCCGCATCCACGTCCCGGTCACTGCATTCTTCGACGCGCGGAACCCAGAGAAGTGGCTCGTTGACCTCGGCTCCTACGACGACCGGGTGACCGTGAAGGTGCTCGACGTGTTCACCGGCACGGGCTACCTCATGGTGCATGGCGACGGCATCGCCATCCCGCCCCTGCCGGCCACGACCGGCTTGTCCGTGGCCACCGGCTTCCACATCCAGGCCGTGCTGATGGGCTCCAAGGCCGCCCGGCTGTACGTCGAGGCGGCGGCGGGGTTCGACGCCGTGCTTGGCTTCGACCCGTTCTTCCTGGCCGGCAAGGTCTACGTCCGGGGCGAGCTGCGGCTGTTCATCGTCTCGATCGGCGTGAGCGCCGAGCTCACGCTCATGGTCGGCACGCGGATCCAGGACGGCGTGCCTCGCGACGACCCGTACCTGCATGGGGAGGTCTGCGGCAGGGTCGACTTCTTCTTCTTCAGCGTCAAGGGCTGCGTCGGGATCACCATCGGGCACGAACCGGATCCGGACCCGCCCGTGCGCGACCTCGTCGCCGGACTGTCCCTCGCCGGGCGGACGCCGGCGCTGCTCGAGGGCACCGCCGGCCGGCCCGCCGACTCGACCGTCGGCCACGCCGCCGGGGTGGACGGTGCCATCGTCCATGGCGAGGTGCCGACCGTGCCGCTTGATGCCGTCCCCGTGCTCAGGTTCCAGGTGGCCCCCGACGCCGAGGGTCTGAGCGTGCTGGGCCAGGCACCGCTCGGCTCGACCGGGGCGGCGGGTCCCGGCGCCTGGCGCCGGATCGGGGAGCGCTGGTGGGCCTACAAGGTCACGGGCGTCACCCTCAGCGGCGCCCTCACCGCGGGCATGACGCCGTCGGTCTGGTGGAGCGCGTCGGCGCCCGGCTCGTCCACTGCCGAGCCGCCGGCGCTGGCCCTGCTGCACTGGCTGCCGACGCCGTTCACCAGCACCGTCACGTATGGCGAGGTGCTGCGCGAGCAGGTCGAGCACCGCTGGGGGACCGTCTGCCGCCCGGCCGCGCCGCCCCAGCCGCAGCTCTGGACCTTCCTGGGTGAGGCGCTCGGGCCCAGCGCGACCGGTTGGCGGCTCGATCCGGTGCTGTGGCCGGACCCCGACGGGCTGCTGCGGACTGCCCCGGCTGGCCGCCGGCTCCGGGTCACTGAACAGTGGCGCACGGGGGACGCCGCAGCGGACCTGCTCGCGGGCGGAGCCCCGGCCGAGGTGGCCGGCGACGCCGTCGCCTGCCCCACCGACCGCACCCCGCCCGAGGACCCGTTCAGCCGCTGGGGCCGGGACAACGGCCCCCTTGACCCGACCACTTGGGCGGGTGCCGGGGCCGCCACCTACGCCGAACTGGCCGAGCTGCTCGCCGCCGGCGCCACCGTCAACGACGTGGCCGGGCATTGGCTCGAGCGCAGCCCCGACCCCGAGGCCGGCCGGCTCAAGGGCTGCGAGGGACGCATCCTCGCCTCGCCCGTGCGCACCGACGGCGAGCCGCTGACCGGCAGCCAGGCCGACCGGGAGCTCGTTGAGCGGGCCCGGCAGGAGGCCGGCTGGCGGCCCGACCCGCTGGCCGACGCCGTCGCGTTCTCGCTCGGGGAGGACCTCGCCGCGTTCGACCTGCTGCTGCTCGTTCCCCGGGAGAAGCACCGGACCCTGCTCGTCGAGGTCCGCTCGGCGGCGGGGGAGGCCCTCGACCGCCGCGAGGTGGACTGGGCGGCGATGGTCGGCCCCGCAAACCCCCTGCCAAAGCGCTGGGTCGCCCACGACGGGCCCTGGGCGGAGCCGGTCGAGCTGGCCGGGCGCATGGCTGCGAAGATCGCCGGGGCCGACCGGGACCGGCCGATGCCCGCCCTGATCCGCTGGGAGGAGCTGCCGGAGGGTGCGGCCGCCGTCGTCGTCGGCTGGGGCGAGGAGCACGGCCAGCAGATCCGCGCCCAGCGCTACTGGGTGGTCGCGGCTGCGGGCCTGAGCCGGGCCGAGGTGCGCCGGTACGAGTACGACGAGACGGTCGTCTCCCGCGACCGGGACGCGCTCGAGACCGGCCTGACGCAGGACCCCTCCGACCACGCCCTGCTCAAGCCGGGGCAGACCTACGACGTCACCGTGGGCTGGACGTACGACGTCGAGACCGGCGACGAGGTCCCGACGCGGACACCGTCCTTCGCCGACGAGCACACGCAGACCTTCCGGTTCGCGACCGCCCCGGCGTCCGAGGTCCCCGCCGACCTGGGGCCGTGGCTGCTCGACACCAACCCGGGGATGGGCGATGCCGGCGTGTTCTGCCGGGAGCCGCTGCGGATCACTCTCGCCACCCAGAACGTGCTCCGGCTGTTCGATGCCTACGACCACAGGCTCGAGGTGACCGTGCTCGCCGCATCGGGCCACCACCCGGTCCCGCCGGGCGGGGGAGTCGCTGGCCAGGCGCTCGTGCTGCCCGTCGAGGCGGTGCTCGCCGCCGGCTCGGTGCTGCAGCCCAAGGCCAACGCCGTCGTGCTCAATCCGTGGGACCGGGCCGTCGGGGAGCTCGTGGACGCCCTCGAGTGCATCGAGGCCGGCAACGTCACCCGGGAGGTTGAAGAGATCGTGCTGGCGTACGAGCTCGAGCCGCTGACCGACTACCTCCTCGATATCCATGCGGTGCCGGCCGGCGGCGCCGGGCCGCGGAAGCGGGTGCACCGGGCGAACTTCACCACCTCCCGCTTTGACGGGCCCGACCATCTGGCCTCGTGGATCGCGCCGGCGCCGATCGACCACCGCCTGGTCCGCGACGCCGCCCCGCTGGCCGGGCTGCCTGACAGGCCGACCGGGCGGGAGTGGGACGACGCCGTGCAGCTGGCCGGGCTGCCCGTCCCGCAGACCCCGTCCGCGCCGGCGGTGCAGGTCTGGTGGTCGGCCGACGCCGTTCCGCAGCCGCTCGCCGTCGTCATCGAGTGCTCCGAGCAGCTCGTGCGGGAGCGCGTCATGCCGGTCCAGCTGAGCTCGCCGCCCGACGGCGTCGACCCCTCGCACGCGTGGTGGGCCGCCCGGCCGGCGACCTGGCTGGACGTGCGGCCGGCCGTGACGCCCCCGGACCCGGGGGCCGCCGCAAGCGTCGGGCGGGTGGTCAGCGGGCCCGGCGGCACCCGGGCGATGGTGTTGCTGGCCGCGGGGCAGCGCGGCCGGCGCCTGACCCTCGAACTGGTGCAGGCCCCAGACCCGCTCGCGGCCGACCCGGGCCGGGCCGTCACGATCGTCGACGTGACCCTGACAGGGGCACCGTGGGAGGTGGAGTTCTGATGCGCGCGCACGACGTGAGGAAGTTCCGGGCCGTGGGCGCACGGCTCGACTGGCTGGACATCGCCCGCCGCATGCTGCGGGCCGGGCACGGCGAGGGGATCGACGACGCGCTGCTGGAGCGGCTCAAGGAGCGCGGCCCGGATACCCGGCTGGCCTGGGGTTGCTCCGCAGACCTGGGCGTGCCACGCGATGCCTTCACGGTGTGGGCCCGGCCGGTGCGGGACCGCCGGCTGCAGGATGCCGGGCTGGTGGGAGTCCCCGTCGACGAGGGGGAGCTGGTCTGGTGGGAGTCCCCGTCGACGAGGGGGAGCTGGTCTGGTGGGGCGGCGAGGAGGCCGCGCACGTGCAGGTCCGGTGCCAGGTGCAGGACCCGGTACGGCCGGTCGCGTTGTTCCTGCTGCGGACCGGACTGGAGCCGGCCGGCGCCGTCGGCACGGCCGCCGTGGCGTCTGCCGGCAGCCCCACCGTGACGCTTACCGCCAGCGCGGGTGCGGCCACCCACGCCGTCCTGGTCAACGCGCACGCCCTCGCGGTGCGGATCCAGCCCGTGCAGGAGGTGGTCGCCGCCGACGACTGGCAGCCGCTCGAGCGCGTTGGCCTGCCGGTCGACGGCCACGAGCTCGGCGAGTACGTTCCCGACGAGCAGGGCCTCCTCGTCGCGCCGGCCGCCCCGCCGAAGGCCGCCGCCCAGCGCATCGACCGGGCAGGGGTGCCGCTCGGCTGGTACCCCGTGACTGAGACCGGCCGGGCCGCCCCGCCGTGGAAGCCGTCGGACCCCGACGGGCTGGTCGAGGAGACCCGCAAGTTCCTCCTGCCCGAGCTGCGGCCGCTCTACGCGTCCGGGACAGCCGAGACGGATCAGCACGCGCTCGAGGACCGGCGCGCCGTCGACCCTCCCTCCCGCGCCGACGGCACCGCCGCCGACCAGCCCGCGACCGCCCGGCTCAAGCCGCTCGCCCTCCTGCTGCTGGCCGCGGGTACCGACCCGGCGGCGAACCTCGCGACGGGTTTCGGCACCGCCTACCGGGCCGCCGACCTGGCGCAGCTTATGCCCGACCGGCAGGGCGAGCTCGAGTACCTGGTCACCGGGCACTACCGGCGCTCTCTCCTCGGGGACGGCGTCGAGGTAGCGGCGTACGTCCCGCCGGTGCAGCGGCACGAGGTGGTACCGCCGGTCGTGGACCTGCAGGCTGCGCGGGCGGCGCTGCTGCCGCCCGCGCTCCCCGACGGGCCGTTCCGCGAGGCGATTGAGGTCAGCTGGCGGCCGGGCCCGCGGCTGGCGACGATGACCGGGCCGGTGGCGCATGCCTTCGCCGGCTGGCGTCACGGCGCGGGGTCTGCCGAGGACCTGATCCCGGAGCGGCTGCTCGGCGGGTCCCAGCCGCGGGCCATTCCCCGTCCCGACGCCGACGGCACCACCCTGGCCGGCGCGGACCGGCCGAAAGTGGTTCAGGGCGACCAGGAGCTGCCGGTCGACGGGTCGATCGACCGGGGGTACGGGGTCGCGCAGTGCGACATCTTCGGCGTCTGGTCGCGCTGGGAGGACGTGGAGCTGACCACCTCCTCGCCAGGTGTGGCGCCGCCGCGGCTCGCGCACCTGGAGCTCGTGGCCACGTACGCGGGATCCCCGGTCTGCCCCTCGATGCTGACCGTGAACCTGGCCACGGAGTGGACGCAGCGCACGCCCGCGGCGATCGAGCTGCGCGCGCTGTTCTACCCGATGCCCACCGGCGCCACGCCGCCCCCGTTCGGGGCGCCGCCGACGCTGCCCCCGCCGGCGCCCAACCTCGGGCTGGCCAGCACCCTCACGTTCACCGGCGACGCGGCCACGGCGTCTGCGGGGACCGTGGTGCCGCTGCGCGAGGACGGCTCGGTCGCGCCGGGCTGGGGCGCCCCGGAGCAGGGCGGCGAGGCGCGCTCCTACCGACTCATGGTGCCCGGGCCCGGCCTGGACTTCGGGGCGGTCTCGCGCTGGGGAGTCCAGGTCTGGGCCCGGCAGACCGCGCCGGGCATCGCCGCCCCCAGCGTCTGGGTGCCCGTGCCCGGACAACCCGCCACGGCCGTCGCGGGCAGCCCCGTCCCCGCCGTGCCGACGCCCCCGCCGCTGCCGCCCGGGGTGCCGATGGGCAGCACCCCGGATGCGCAGGGCGTGTCCCACGTGAAGGTGGGCTGGTCAGGACTGGCTGGCCCGCACGTGGACCGGGTCGTCGTCTGGGAAGCCTCGGAGACCACGCTGCGCCAGCGGCTCGCGCCCGGCAGTCCGCCGGAGCGGACACTCCCGCTCGGCGTCCGGCTCCAGCAGCTGTGGAACCTGTACGACGCCGCGCCCGCCGCCCAGCGCCCCCTCGGCTTCCGCCGGGCCGCCGAGGTGCCCGCCGTCCCCGCCGCCGCCGACCTGGCCCTTGCCCGGGGGAGCGAGGACATCCACCTGTTCCTCGTCACTGCCGTCACCACCACAGGGGTCGAGTCGCCCTGGCCGGCCGGGGGAGTCGGCCTGCCCGCGCACGCCCACCTGCAAGCGGTGGCCGCGCCGCGGCTGCGGCGGCCCGCCATCCCGCTCATCCGGCCTGCCGTCCAGCCCGACGGCAGCCTCACCGTGGCAATTGAGGCGGCCTCGCCGATCCCAGTCACCGCCTTCGAAGTGTTCGCGACGCGGTCCGAGCTCGCGGCTCGCGACCACCTGACCATGGGGCCGCCGCTGGCCCACGTGCCGGCCAGTGCCGCATTCGACCCGGTGACGGCGGATCCGCGGCTGGACCCGATCACCCGCCAGCGGGTCTGGACCGCAGAGTGGTCCGGCGACCTGCCGCCCTCCTGGGAGCCGTGGCATCTGCGGGCCGTCGCCGTGCCGGAGCGCACGGTGCCCGTCTCCGCGGTCCGCGGCCTGGTGTCGCCGGCCTCGGACGTAGTCGCCGCCGTCGTCCTGCCCCCGGCGGCGCCGCAGCTCGACCCGCTGGTCGCGGAGGTGGTGGGGGCCGACCATACCGGGCTTCTGGTTAGGACGGCGACCACCGCCGCGGACCGGGTGGTGCCTGCCGGGTCGCATACGGTCCAGGTGACGCTGGGCGCGGTCACCGGTCCGGTCCAGCCGCTCGAGGCGACCGCGCGGGTGGCGGACGAGTCTTCCCCGCCCGACACCACCGCCGGCCCCGTCGTGCAGCGGCTGCCGCGCGCGGCCGGGCGCACGCCGCTGTTGGTCTGGGGCCGCCGCGGCGACCCGTCGGTGCCGGTCCAGGCAACCGTGCGCGTGGCCGACCCGTTTGGGCGGGTCGCGGAGCAAACTCTGCTCATCCCCGGCTGGGTCGAGCCGCGGCCCGATCTGACCCTGAAGATCATTGACGTGGTGCGAATTGCCGGTCGCGGCTATGTTGCGAGCCTGCTGACCAGTGCCGATGCCGCGACCGAACCGCGCCACGTCCTCACGGTCGTCGCTACACTGCCCGGCAGCATCCCGCCGGACCCCATCAGGCGCCGTCCCTTGCGCGGCTCCTGGAAGCTTCCGGACATTCCGACACGGCGGTCCCCTGTGCCACCACGGGGCGCAGAGATCATGGCCGTGCGGTCGAGGGACCCGCAGGGGACAGCGATCGGTCTGTGGATACCCGCTGGACGGATCGTCCGCCTTACCGCAGCCATCACCCACCCCACGGAAGGAGAGGTGAACGATAGCTGGCACCCCGCCTGACAGATCCCTCGGAGGGGCAGGGTTTCTGGAGGCCGGAAGTCCATTCCGGGGGGCGACGAGAATCAGGCAAAGGCCTTATTCACGGTCCATGAGTCTTCATACAGGTGCAGCTTCGTGATCCTGTTGGCCTCGACGTGGAAATGCATGGCGACGGGTGTTTCAAATGCCCGTCCCGTTGATGCTGAGCTGTTGGCGATGGTTGCCAGGACCACGGCATCGCTGCCGTCCACCAGGATCGAATGCACAACCGCCGAACCTGGGCCGGCAAACTGCCCCCACATGGTACGGAAGTAGTCGGCCACCTGTGGTTTTTCGGTGCGGGCTCCAATCCAGGGGAGAGCGGGGTTTCCGGGGACGTTCCAGTCGACGATGTCACTAAAGAGGCTGGCAATAGCGTCGGCATCCTGCCCACCCACTTTCTGGAGGAAGGTCGTGACCAGGGACTGGGTTACTTCGCGATTTTGTTCCATTTAGTCAAATATAGGAGTTTTGGACTAACCTGTCAAGAACGCTTAGGGTGTAGCGCATGGGCAGGCCACGGAAATTCCAGGAGCGGGACGTCATTACGCTGGCGGGGGAGGCCTTTTCCTCCAACGGATACGGTGGAACCACCATGGACGACCTGGTGCGTGCTACCGGGATCGGTAAACAAAGCCTGTACAACGCCTTCGAGGGAAAGCGCGAGCTGTTCCTGCGTGCGCTGAAATCCGATGCGGCCGACGCGGTGGCAGCAGTTGATCAAGCCCTCGGATCAAATGAAGCAACTCCCTTGGAGCGGATCCGTGCCCACCTGCTCAAGTTGGCCATCACTTTCAGTGCCGGCAGCAGCAGACAGGTGCTGTTCCTGAAGGCAACGGTGGAACTCGCCGACCGCGACACCGAGGTGGCGCGGTCCGCCCTGGAGGCTTTCCACGAGTTACGGAGGATTTACCGAAACTGCCTAGCGGACGCCCAGGAGAGCGGCGAACTGGCGGAATCCGCTGACCTGGACGGTTTGGCTTCCTTCTTCCTGGCCGTGACCCGCGGCATGGAAGTCATTGGCCAGGCTGGAGTCCCGCGGGCGGAGTTGACCACTATCGCAATGACGGCACTGGACAACGTGATCGCGGCAAACGGACCAAAGTAACTCGCGCGTTCGGTGGTTTATGGGGCCGGAGTAGTGCTCAAGTTCCGGGCGTAGCCGGGATCCAAAGAAGAAACTTAACGCCAACACGGAAGCGGAACTATCCACAATGAGCCCCGGCAATTTCTTACTCACGACTGAAGTCGTACCTTTCGACGACGGCCGCGCCGTCGAGCTGCGTGGCGCCCTCAGCACCGAGCTGCTGGCCCGTTACGCCACCAAGGAATTTCCCCGCCTTTCTTCGGTGTCGCGTGCCGCCCTGGACGTTCCCCCGGAGCAAATCCTTGCCACCGTTCTGGTGCTCAATCCGGAAGGAACCGCGCTGGGCCACGCTTCGCTGAGGCGCCTTGGGGACGAGTTCGAAGTCAAACGAGTCATCGTCCTGCCCGAAGCCCGGGGCAAGGGTGCGGCCACCGTCCTCATGTCCGCCGTGGAAAGGCTCGCCGTCGAAGCGGGCGCCAGTCGGCTCATCCTGCAGACCGGAGACAAACAGCCAGAAGCCGTGGAACTGTACCGAAAGCTCGGCTATACCCCTATCCCGATATACCCGCCATATGACACAGCCATCCCCTTCTCAAGCTGCTTCGCGAAGACATTGCGGAGCTGAATGAGGGCCGGGACGACATTGGCAGGGCGATTGCATCATCCGCGATGAATTTGCGTGTTCCCGTGGATCTGGATCGCAGTTTGGACCAGCGAGCTGCGGTTTCTCTAGCGGTTTTCGCCAGGCCTGTCGCTGCCGGGAGGGCGGCATCCTTACTTCACAGGGCCGAAACCTGCGGCAGCGTAGATTAGGTCGATGACCTTCATGTTGGAAACGCTATCGGGGCCCTCAGTGAGCAACTCCTGGCCTGACTGAAGACCAAGGACAATGGCCTCCAGTTGATGGTCGTAGGTCTCAAGGCCTCGTACCGTCCAGATGCGGTCCAGCCCGTTATGGCTCAGGGTGATGGAGTGCCCCCTGGAAGGAAAGACCAGATTCTTGACGACGAGTGTCCCTTGAGTGCCGACCACTTCGAGGGATGAGTTCAGGTGCCCGGGCTCTTCCAGCATCGCGGATGTGATGAGCGCTGTTGCTCCCGAGGGAAACTGGAGGTCCGCTGCCACGCTGAGGTCCGCGCCAAGGGGATTAAGCGACCCGCTCGCCCGGACTACGGTTGGTTCCTCGCCCATGAATGCCCGCACCCAGTGAACCGGGTAGCAGCCGAGGTCCATCAGCGATCCGCCTCCCAGCCTCGGATCGTGCCGCAGAGACGCCGGATCGAACGGGTTCGAGCTTGAAAAGTCTGCGCTCAGTGTCAAAATCTCCCCGAGCTCGCCGGAGGCCTTGACGGCATCGAGTTCCGCGCTGAGAGGGTGGTAGCGGTCATGAAAGGCCTCGATGAGGCGGTGCCCAGTCGACTGCGCCGCTTCCAGCATTTGCGCAGCCTCGTCCGCATTCATGGCGAAGGGTTTCTCGCAGAGCACATGCTTTCCTGCTTCCAAAGCGGCGATCGACCACCTGGCGTGCTCGGAAGGTGGCAACGCGTTGTAGACCAAATCAACGTCGGGGTCGGACATCAACGCTGAGTAATCGCCGTAGAAACGGTCAATCCGATGGCGCTCCGCGAACTGTTGGGCAGACGCTATTCGGCGCGAGGCTACCGCAACGACCTCGACGTCGGTTCGCCGCCTGGCGGGCCGGATGACGGCCGCAGGCGCGATACCCGCGGCACCCAAAATTCCGATTCTTAACACTGCATGTCTCCTTGCCGCGGCGCCGGAACGCGCAGTTTATTCGCATTGACCTTTACGAGTATCCCTTTCATGTGGGCGGGCGCCAACCGGACGCGGTGGAGCGCGGGGCATTGACCCCACGGCATCACGCATATATAGTTCAGGCAGTAAACTAAACCGGGAACTACCGGGACCCCCGACTGCAAGGACGCATCATGACTCTCTCCCCTACACCGGCTGATAAGTTCACTTTTGGATTGTGGACCGTTGGCTGGACCGGTGCTGACCCGTTCGGTGTCGCCACGCGCGCGGCCCTGGACCCTGTTGAGGCGGTCCACCGCCTGGCCGAGCTGGGTGCGTACGGCATCACGTTCCATGACAACGACCTGGTCCCGTTCGAGGCCACGGCCTCGGAGCGGGAGCTGATCCTGAAGAACTTCAAGGCAGCCCTGGCCGAGACCGGCCTGAAGGTGCCCATGGTGACCACCAACCTGTTCAGCCACCCGGTGTTCAAGGACGGCGGCTTCACCTCCAACGACCGTTCCATCCGCCGGTTCGCCCTGTCCAAGGTGCTGCGCAACATCGATTCGGCCGCCGAGTTCGGTGCTGAGACTTTTGTGATGTGGGGCGGGCGTGAAGGCAGCGAATACGACGGGTCCAAGGACCTCGCCGCGGCCCTGGACCGGATGAAGGAAGGCGTGGACACCGCCGCGGCCTACATCAAGGACAAGGGCTACAACCTGCGCATCGCCCTGGAGCCCAAGCCGAACGAGCCCCGCGGTGACATCTTCCTGCCCACCGTGGGCCACGGCCTGGCGTTCATCGCCCAGCTCGAACACGGCGACATCGTGGGCCTGAACCCCGAAACCGGGCACGAGCAGATGGCCGGGCTGAACTTCACCCACGGCATCGCCCAGGCCCTGTGGGCCGGCAAGCTCTTCCACATCGACCTCAACGGCCAGCGCGGCATCAAGTACGACCAGGACCTCGTCTTCGGCCACGGCGACCTGACCAGCGCGTTCTTCACCGTGGACCTGCTCGAAAACGGCTTCCCCAACGGCGGCCCCCGCTACGACGGGCCGCGCCACTTCGACTACAAGCCCTCCCGCACCGACGGCTACGACGGCGTCTGGGAATCAGCCAAAGCAAACATGGCCACCTACCTGCTCCTGAAAGAACGCGCCCTGGCCTTCCGCGCAGACCCCGAAGTCCAGGCAGCCCTGGCCACCTCCGGCGTCGGCGAACTCGGCGAACCCACCCTCGCCGCCGGCGAAACCACCACCGACCTGCTCGCGGACACCACCGCGTTCGAAGACTTCGACGCCAACAAAGCAGCCGAACGCTCCTTCGCCTTCGTCCGCCTCAACCAACTCGCCATCGAACACCTCCTCGGTGCCCGCTGACCCTCCGTAACGCACGACCCCCATGGGACAGCGCCGCCGGAGTCAGTAGCACTCCGGCGGCGCCCACCCCTCAAGGCAGGGGATGATCGGCTAGGCAGGAGGCCCCGCCGATGGCAGGGCAGTATCGGTGGTCGGCTGGAACCAGTTGAGGTGCCTCATACCCAGCCTTCCCTGTGCCAAACCCGAACAACCACCCAGGAGACATCATGAAGGTCCTTATCACCGGCGCTCATGGAAAGGTCGGTCGTGCCGCTACCCAGGCGATGATCGACGCCGGGCACGAAGTGCTCACCACCGATCTGACTCGTCCCGGCTTTGAACGCAAGCCTGAAGGCACACCGAAGTACATGATGGCCGACCTCACCGACGCAGGGGAAGCGTACTCCGTCGTCAAGGGAGTGGACGCCGTCGTACACGTCGCTGCGATCCCGGAACCCACTGGTCATCCGCCTCACGTCGTCTTCCAGACCAATCTCATGGCGACCTTCAACGTGCTTGAGGCCGCCATTCGATTTGGCGTGAAACGCTTCGTTTACATCTCCAGTGAGACTGTCCCCGGGTTCTTCTTCCCCGAGCGCGATTTCCTCCCTGACTACGCACCGGTGGACGAGGAACACCCGATCCGGCCACAGGATCCCTACGCGCTCTCCAAGCACTTTGGCGAGCAGCTTATGGACGCCGCAATCGCCCGCTCCGACATCCGCTGCATTTCCATCCGGCCGAGCTGGGTCCAGTTCGAAGGCAACTTCGAGACAAACCTCGGGCCGCAGGTCCGTGACGCGTCAGTCCTGAGCCCCAATCTATGGAGCTACGTCGATGTCTATGACCTCGCCGACGCCATCGTCCTGGCCACCGAGTCAGACCTGCCCGGACATGAGGTTTTCTACATCGCTTCCCC
Encoded here:
- a CDS encoding GNAT family N-acetyltransferase, with the translated sequence MSPGNFLLTTEVVPFDDGRAVELRGALSTELLARYATKEFPRLSSVSRAALDVPPEQILATVLVLNPEGTALGHASLRRLGDEFEVKRVIVLPEARGKGAATVLMSAVERLAVEAGASRLILQTGDKQPEAVELYRKLGYTPIPIYPPYDTAIPFSSCFAKTLRS
- a CDS encoding Gfo/Idh/MocA family protein, whose amino-acid sequence is MLRIGILGAAGIAPAAVIRPARRRTDVEVVAVASRRIASAQQFAERHRIDRFYGDYSALMSDPDVDLVYNALPPSEHARWSIAALEAGKHVLCEKPFAMNADEAAQMLEAAQSTGHRLIEAFHDRYHPLSAELDAVKASGELGEILTLSADFSSSNPFDPASLRHDPRLGGGSLMDLGCYPVHWVRAFMGEEPTVVRASGSLNPLGADLSVAADLQFPSGATALITSAMLEEPGHLNSSLEVVGTQGTLVVKNLVFPSRGHSITLSHNGLDRIWTVRGLETYDHQLEAIVLGLQSGQELLTEGPDSVSNMKVIDLIYAAAGFGPVK
- the xylA gene encoding xylose isomerase, which codes for MTLSPTPADKFTFGLWTVGWTGADPFGVATRAALDPVEAVHRLAELGAYGITFHDNDLVPFEATASERELILKNFKAALAETGLKVPMVTTNLFSHPVFKDGGFTSNDRSIRRFALSKVLRNIDSAAEFGAETFVMWGGREGSEYDGSKDLAAALDRMKEGVDTAAAYIKDKGYNLRIALEPKPNEPRGDIFLPTVGHGLAFIAQLEHGDIVGLNPETGHEQMAGLNFTHGIAQALWAGKLFHIDLNGQRGIKYDQDLVFGHGDLTSAFFTVDLLENGFPNGGPRYDGPRHFDYKPSRTDGYDGVWESAKANMATYLLLKERALAFRADPEVQAALATSGVGELGEPTLAAGETTTDLLADTTAFEDFDANKAAERSFAFVRLNQLAIEHLLGAR
- a CDS encoding NAD-dependent epimerase/dehydratase family protein, with translation MKVLITGAHGKVGRAATQAMIDAGHEVLTTDLTRPGFERKPEGTPKYMMADLTDAGEAYSVVKGVDAVVHVAAIPEPTGHPPHVVFQTNLMATFNVLEAAIRFGVKRFVYISSETVPGFFFPERDFLPDYAPVDEEHPIRPQDPYALSKHFGEQLMDAAIARSDIRCISIRPSWVQFEGNFETNLGPQVRDASVLSPNLWSYVDVYDLADAIVLATESDLPGHEVFYIASPDNVGGHDFAEVLNKYYGDKIELRELGRIDASGISSAKAQRMLGWTPKRSWRDYLDAEGHTLNR